A window of Cellulomonas wangleii genomic DNA:
CGCGTCGCTGACGATGATGACCGCCGCCAACACCAGCATCCAGATGTCCACCGACCCGCGGATGCGCGGGCGCGTCATGTCCCTCTACATGGTCGTGTTCCTCGGTGCCACGCCCGTGGGGTCGCCCATCGTCGGGTGGATCGGCGAGACGTTCGGGGCCCGGTGGTCCATCGGCGTCGGGTCCGTCTCCGCGATCCTCGTGTCCGTCGGCGCGGCCCTGTGGGCCCGCAACCGGTGGGGCGTGCAGGTGCGGTACCACGTCGCCTCCCGCCCCCACCTCGAGGTGCTGTACCCGGACGACCGGACCGGGCGGGGCCCCGACCCCGACGGCACCGGCCCCACCCCGCCGACGTCCCCGACCACCCCCGGCGGGCGCCGGGCCACGGACGCGCCCGCACGGGTCGCCGTCCAGGACGCCGCGGACGCGCAGCACGCCGCCTGAGGTCCCACGCGGCCGCGAACCCGCACGGGTGGATCCTCGGGTGAAAGGCACCCCGCGGGCGATGCCCGGTACGCCCCCTATGTGACGATCGGCGCGTGAGCACGACCAGGGCGGAGCCGGGTGGCGCGGCGGACGCCGCCGCACCGGGGCCGGGCGCAGGCGCAGCCGACGCTGCCGCGGACCGGACGGCCGACGCGGCGGTGAGCGAGCCCGCGACCGCCGGGCCGGGTGCAGGCCCGCGCCGCCACCGCCGCACCGTCGCGCGGGTCCTCGCCCTGCTCGCCGTCGTCCTGCTGCTGCTTGGGGCGTGGCTCGCGTCCCGCGTGTGGCAGGCGGTCACGGCGCTGCAGGACGCCCGCGACCTGCTCGGCGACGTCGCGCTCGGGACGGCCGTCGACGCCGCGCTGGACCCCGCGCTCACCGACGACCTCGCCGCCGTGCGCGCCGCCACCTCGCGCGCCGCCGCCGCGAGCACCGACCCCGTGTGGCGCACCGCCGAGCACCTGCCGTGGGCGGGGGAGCAGCTCGCGGCCGTCCGCGTGGTCGCCGGCTCCCTCGACGCCGTCGCCGGCCAGGTCCTGCCCGCGGTCGAGGACCTGCGTGCCCTGCTGGGCGGTGGCGTGCGCGGCCCGGACGGGCGCGTCGACGTCGAGGCCCTGGTGCCGCTGGTCGCCCGCGTCGAGGAGGCCGCCGCGACCGCGTCCGCCGCGCGCGCCGACGTCGCCGCGCTGGACCCCGACCGCCTGGTCGGCCCGCTCGCCGAGCCGGTGCGCACCACCCAGGACGCCCTCGCCCGCGTCGACGAGGAGCTGGGCCCGGCCGGACGCACCGCCGGTGTGCTGCCGGCCATGCTCGGGGTCGACGGTCCGCGCACCTACCTGGTGCTCGCGCTCAACACCGCCGAGCTGCGCGCCGCCGGCGGCATCGTCGGCACGCTCGTCGCGGTGCGGGTCGAGGACGGGCGGGTCACCCTGGCCGACCGCCGTGGCGCGCGCGACCTCGCCGGCGCCGGGCGGCTCGTGCTGCCGCTGACCGCCGAGGAGTCCGCCCTGTGGGGCGACGACCTGGGGCGGTGGGCGCAGAACGCCGTGTCCACCCCCGACTTCCCGCGCACCGCCGAGCTGGTGGTGGCGCACTGGGCGCGCGCCGGCGGAGGACCCGTGGACGGCGTGCTCGCCACCGACCCCGTCGCCGTCGCGGGGCTGGTCGGGGCGACCGGGCCCGTGCCCGACCCCGACGGCGGTGACCTCGGGGCCGACCGCCTCGCCGCGGCTCTGCTGCGCGACGCCTACGTGGCCCACCCGGAGCCCGCGGACTCCGACGACTACTTCGGTGCCGTCGTCGCCGGCATCCTCGACGCCGTCGGCGCCGGTGCCGGGGACCCGCGCGACCTGCTGGCAGCGGGCCGCGACGCGGTCGACGAGCGCCGCCTGCGGGTGTGGTCCGCGCACCCCGACGAGCAGGAGCGGCTGGTCGCGACCGTCGCCGGCGGCGCGTTCACCTCCGGCCCGTTCGCCGACCAGCCGGGGATCTTCCTCGACGACGCCACGCAGGCCAAGCTCGGCGCCTACCTCGCCACCGGCGTGACGTTCCGCGACGCGCGGTGCACCGGGCCCGACCCCGCCGTGACCGCCGTGCTGCGCCTGGAGTACCGCCCGCCCGCCGGCATCGAGGGCTTCCCGCGCTACGTCACCGGGTCACCGGGGCCCGACGTGCCCGTCGGGACGCTGCTCACGGCCGTGTCCGTGTGGTCCGCGCAGGGCGGCCCGCCGCTGGTCGTCACGCGCGACGGCGCACCGGCCACCGGCAGCACCGCCACCGCCGACGGGCGTCACGTGCAGCGCCTCGCCTCACGGCTGGCGCCCGGGCAGGTCCAGGAGGTCGCCGTCGACGTCCCGCTGCGCGACGGCGCCGTGACGCTCTGGACGACCCCGACCCTCACCCAGCCCGGCGTCGCCGCCTACCGCTGCCGCTGAGCCGGCCGTCCGCACCCGAGCCCGACGACGGCCACCGCCGTCCCGGCGCGGGGAGGGCGGCTGGCCCGCCGCCGCCCAGCAGATGCAACCACGGGGTTGCTTCGTGGTCGAGCAGGGTGCAGGCTGTCGTGCAACAGGAGAGTTGCACCAAGGAGGCTGCCATGACCGCTCACCAGACCACCGCACTCGTCGACGACACCACGTCGACCGTCTCCCGCACGGTCCGTGTCGAGGCCACGCCCGCCCGCGTGTTCGAGGTCCTCACACGCGAGGACCTCGTCGCCCGCTGGTTCGGGCAGCGCGCCTCGCTGCCGGACCTGCGCGTCGGCGGTACCGGCACCCTCGGGTGGGACGGTGAGGGCGACAGCCCGGTGCGGATCGAGGCCTACGACCCGCCGCGCCGCTTCGCCTTCGCGTGGCCCGGCTGCGGGGGCGATCTCGACCCCGCCACCGAGCTGACCGTGACCTTCACGCTCGCACCCGACGGCGACGGCACGTTGCTCACGGTCGTGGAGACGGGCTTCGACAGGCTCGGCGACGAGCGGCTGCGCCAGCTCGCGGACCACCGGGACGGCTGGACCGAGGAGCTCGACGAGCTCGTGGCGCTCGTCGCCGGCGGGGTGGCGGTGTGACGTCCGCGAGCGGCACGACGGACGTCGTCGCGGTCTGCGCCGCGCTGGGCGACGAGACCCGGTGGCGGGTCCTCACCGAGGTCGGGCGTGGCGAGGCGTCGGCGTCCGCACTGGCCGAGCGGCTCCCGGTGAGCCGCCAGGCCATCGCCAAGCACCTCGCCGTGCTGGCCGAGGTGGGGCTGGTCGAGCCCGTGCGGGCGGGGCGCGAGGTGCGGTACCGGGCGGTCGGCGCCCGCCTCGGGCTGCTCGCGCGCACGCTCGACGCCGTCGGCGCCCGCTGGGACGAGCGTCTGGCCGCGATCGCACGCCTCGCGGAGGCGCCGCCGGGGTGAGCGGGTCAGCGGGCCGACCTCGGCCCACCTCCCTGGACGATCGTCCGGGTGAATAATGCCCGTTCTGTCCGTTTCACCCGAACGAGGATGGGAATCCGCGGCGCGCGGGGCGAGGATGAGACGAAATGTCCGTTTCGACACAGGAGCCACCATGCGCGCGTTCATCCGGGTCTGTGCCGCCGCAGGCCTCGTCCTGGCCCTGACGGCGCTGGCCCCGTCGGCCACTGCCGCGACGCCCGCGCCGCCCGCCGCCGCCCAGGACGACTGCACGCGCGGCACCGACGGCTACGGCGCCGAGCTGCCGTGCGAGGTCGAGGTCGCCGTCCTGTCGCCCGTGTGCGACGGCGGCGTGCCGCGGCTGCAGTACGTCGTGCGGCCCGTGGGCACGGACCAGACCACCGTCACCGTCACCTTCGTCAACCCCACCGGTCCCGACGTCGTCCTGGCCGACCAGCCGCTGTCCGGCAGCGTGCTGTGGCCCGGCGCCGTCGTCGGCGCCGACGGCACCGGCCTCGACTGGCCCGGCTGGCGCCTCGAGAACGGCACGTGGGTCGTCGGCGACGAGTACGACTGGGTCCGCCCGTCGGTCGAGGTCCAGTTCTCGGTCAACCCGACCGCGTCCGCCGTCGTGGCCTACCCGCCGTCCAGCCCCGTCTGCCTCACGCAGCCCGAGCGTGCCGACGTGCTGTCCGCCGGGGTCGAGCCCGCGGCCGTCGGCACGCAGGCCGCGCCCGCCGAGCGGGCCGAGGTGCTGTCCGCGACCGGCTCGTCCGCCGGGCCGATCGCGCTGATCGGCGCCGGGCTCGTGCTGGCCGGGGTCGCCGGGGTGCTCGCCGCACGTCGCCGCCGCGCCTGACGCCGTACCGCAGGCCGCGCGACGTCCGACGGCCCGACGCACGCAGGGCCCGGCACCGCGAGGTGCCGGGCCCTGCTGCGTGCGTGCGGGCGTCGTCAGACCAGCTGCTCGACCACGTGGTCGATGCACGCGGTGAGCGCCAGGACGTCGTCGGGCTCGACCGCCGGGTACATGCCCACCCGCAGCTGGTTGCGGCCCAGCTTGCGGTAGGGCTCGATGTCGACCACCCCGTGGCGGCGCAGCACCGCCGTCACGGTCGACGCCTCGACCTCCGGGGCCAGGTCGACCGTGCCGACCACGGGGGAGCGCAGCGCCGGGTCCGCGACGAACGGCGCGGCCCAGTCGCGGCTCTCCGCCCAGGAGTACAGGTGCCCGGCCGACGTCGCGGTGCGCTGCGCGGCCCACGCCAGGCCGCCCTGCTCGAGCATCCAGTCGATCTGCTCGGCCAGCAGCACCAGGGTCGCCACGGCCGGGGTGTTGAGGGTCTGGTCGGCGCGCGAGTTCGTGACCGCCGTCGTGAACGACAGGGACTCCGGCACCCAGCGGTCGCCGCCCTCGACGCGGGCGGCCCGCTCGACCGCGGCCGGGGACGCCAGCGCGAGCCACAGCCCGCCGTCCGAGGCGAACGACTTCTGCGGGGCGAAGTAGTAGACGTCGGTCTGGGACACGTCGAGGGTCGTGCCACCCGCTGCCGACGTGCCGTCGACGAGCATCAGCGCGTCGCGCGAGCCCGCGACGCGGCGCACCGGCGCGATCACGCCCGTCGAGGTCTCGTTGTGGGGCCACGCGTACGCGTCGACGCCGTCGACGTGCTCCGGCACCGCGACCTGCCCCGCGGGCGCGCTCACCACGTGCGACGGCGCCAGGAACGGCGCACGCGTGGTGGCCGCGGCGAACTTGGCACCGAACTCCCCGAACCGCGCGTGCGCGGCGCGCTCCTGCACCAGGCACAGCGTCGCGACGTCCCAGAAGGTGGTCGACCCGCCGTTGCCCAGCACGACCTCGTAGCCGTCGGGCGCGTCGAACAGGGCGGCCAGGCCGGCGCGCACCCGACCCACCAGGCTGCGCACCGGCGCCTGCCGGTGCGACGTGCCCAGCAGCGTGGTGCCCACGGCGGCCAGTGCGTCGACCTGCTCGCGTCGCACCTTGGACGGGCCGGAGCCGAACCGCCCGTCCCGGGGCAGCAGGTCGGCGGGGATCGTCAGGTGGCTCAGGGCGTCGGCGTCGGGCACCCGTCGAGGATATCGACGCGCGCTGCGCACGGGCAGGCCCGTCCGTGCGCGAGGCGCCGACTACCCTGGACCGCAGCACGCGGCACGGGGTCCCGGGCCGCCGGACGCGACGTGGGAGGCCGAGCGGTGAGCGACCTGATCGACACGACCGAGATGTATCTCAAGACGATCTACGAGCTCACCGAGGAAGGCATCACCCCCCTGCGCGCCCGGATCGCCGAGCGCCTCGGGCACTCGGGTCCCACCGTGTCGCAGACCGTCGCCCGCATGGAGCGCGACGGCCTGGTCGTCGTCACCGGCGACCGGCACCTGGAGCTGACCCCCGACGGGCTGGCCAAGGCCGTGCGGGTCATGCGCAAGCACCGCCTGGCCGAGCGTCTGCTCACCGACGTCATCGGCCTGGACTGGCCGCACGTCCACGAGGAGGCGTGCCGCTGGGAGCACGTCATGAGCGAGCGGGTCGAGAAGCGCCTGGCCGCCCTGCTGGACCACCCGCACTTCGACCCGTACGGCAACCCCATCCCCGGCCTGGACGAGATCGGCGAGGAGCGCACGCCCGTGCGGTTCCTCGACGGCGTGGTGCCGCTGACCGCCCTCGGCGCGGCCGCCGACGGCACCGCGGTGATCGCGCGCATCGCCGAGCCCCTGCAGGTCGACGTCGAGCTGCTGGTCCGGCTGGCCGAGGCCGGCGTCGTGCCGGGGGCCGAGGTGAGCGTCGAGCGGACCACCGGGGTGGTCACCGTCGGCGTGGCGGGCTCCGGGACCGTGCTCGACCTGCCGTACGACGTGGCGCGGCACATCTTCGTCGGGGCCTGAGCGGACCCGCCCGGACCGCCGGGACGGGCGGCGCCCGGGACCGAGGTCCCGGTCGTGGCGCCCGGTCGACGGGCGTCCGTGACCGCGGCCGCGGTTGTCCGAACGTGTCCGGTCTCCGGTCGGCGGCCCGGTTCGTCCGGTCGCCAACGGCGTGTCGACGGCGTGTCGCGATGTCCGCCGGACATCCCCGGACGCCCGTCCAAGATCTCTTCGAGATCTTCGTGACCAGAGCGTGACAATCCCGCAGAGCGTCATGTACGTTCGTCCTGCTTCTCGGAACCCTCCTCCGTGGGAGCCCTCGAGCGGAACGCCGAACCCTGCCGCCGCTCGCAGGTCCGTACGACTCGCCGGCAGGGGCGGGGGAACCACTTCTGGGCACCGGTCACGGTGTCCTTGGGGTGAAGCCGGGACGACGGCACGACAGCAGGGCACCACGGTGCGCAGCAGGTCGTGACGGAAGACCGGCCGGGTGATCTCCCACCCGAACCCGACAGCTCACCTCGTAGGCGCCAGGAGAGGCACGACCTTGTCCGATTGCATCAACCAGGCGCGTCACCGCGCCGCACGGCGCCCCTCGACGCCGCTGACCGAGCTGGCGAACGCCGCGTCCGAGCAGATGGGCACCGTCGGTCGACGGACGGCCGTCGTCGCCGCGTCGTCCGGGCTCATGGTCTCCATGATCGCTGTGCCGTCCTACGCGACGGACCGTGCCGACACCCCGGCGCTGGCCGCGGTCGACACCGCCGCCCTCACGGCGTCGGCGCGCGCCGTCCTCAACACCTCGCCCGTGGTCGCCTCGCCCGCCGAGGCCGTCTTCACGGTCGACGCCCCGGTGATCGTGGCCGAGAAG
This region includes:
- a CDS encoding DUF4012 domain-containing protein → MSTTRAEPGGAADAAAPGPGAGAADAAADRTADAAVSEPATAGPGAGPRRHRRTVARVLALLAVVLLLLGAWLASRVWQAVTALQDARDLLGDVALGTAVDAALDPALTDDLAAVRAATSRAAAASTDPVWRTAEHLPWAGEQLAAVRVVAGSLDAVAGQVLPAVEDLRALLGGGVRGPDGRVDVEALVPLVARVEEAAATASAARADVAALDPDRLVGPLAEPVRTTQDALARVDEELGPAGRTAGVLPAMLGVDGPRTYLVLALNTAELRAAGGIVGTLVAVRVEDGRVTLADRRGARDLAGAGRLVLPLTAEESALWGDDLGRWAQNAVSTPDFPRTAELVVAHWARAGGGPVDGVLATDPVAVAGLVGATGPVPDPDGGDLGADRLAAALLRDAYVAHPEPADSDDYFGAVVAGILDAVGAGAGDPRDLLAAGRDAVDERRLRVWSAHPDEQERLVATVAGGAFTSGPFADQPGIFLDDATQAKLGAYLATGVTFRDARCTGPDPAVTAVLRLEYRPPAGIEGFPRYVTGSPGPDVPVGTLLTAVSVWSAQGGPPLVVTRDGAPATGSTATADGRHVQRLASRLAPGQVQEVAVDVPLRDGAVTLWTTPTLTQPGVAAYRCR
- a CDS encoding SRPBCC domain-containing protein, whose product is MTAHQTTALVDDTTSTVSRTVRVEATPARVFEVLTREDLVARWFGQRASLPDLRVGGTGTLGWDGEGDSPVRIEAYDPPRRFAFAWPGCGGDLDPATELTVTFTLAPDGDGTLLTVVETGFDRLGDERLRQLADHRDGWTEELDELVALVAGGVAV
- a CDS encoding ArsR/SmtB family transcription factor, which translates into the protein MTSASGTTDVVAVCAALGDETRWRVLTEVGRGEASASALAERLPVSRQAIAKHLAVLAEVGLVEPVRAGREVRYRAVGARLGLLARTLDAVGARWDERLAAIARLAEAPPG
- a CDS encoding LPXTG cell wall anchor domain-containing protein, whose translation is MRAFIRVCAAAGLVLALTALAPSATAATPAPPAAAQDDCTRGTDGYGAELPCEVEVAVLSPVCDGGVPRLQYVVRPVGTDQTTVTVTFVNPTGPDVVLADQPLSGSVLWPGAVVGADGTGLDWPGWRLENGTWVVGDEYDWVRPSVEVQFSVNPTASAVVAYPPSSPVCLTQPERADVLSAGVEPAAVGTQAAPAERAEVLSATGSSAGPIALIGAGLVLAGVAGVLAARRRRA
- the serC gene encoding phosphoserine transaminase, with the translated sequence MPDADALSHLTIPADLLPRDGRFGSGPSKVRREQVDALAAVGTTLLGTSHRQAPVRSLVGRVRAGLAALFDAPDGYEVVLGNGGSTTFWDVATLCLVQERAAHARFGEFGAKFAAATTRAPFLAPSHVVSAPAGQVAVPEHVDGVDAYAWPHNETSTGVIAPVRRVAGSRDALMLVDGTSAAGGTTLDVSQTDVYYFAPQKSFASDGGLWLALASPAAVERAARVEGGDRWVPESLSFTTAVTNSRADQTLNTPAVATLVLLAEQIDWMLEQGGLAWAAQRTATSAGHLYSWAESRDWAAPFVADPALRSPVVGTVDLAPEVEASTVTAVLRRHGVVDIEPYRKLGRNQLRVGMYPAVEPDDVLALTACIDHVVEQLV
- a CDS encoding metal-dependent transcriptional regulator; protein product: MSDLIDTTEMYLKTIYELTEEGITPLRARIAERLGHSGPTVSQTVARMERDGLVVVTGDRHLELTPDGLAKAVRVMRKHRLAERLLTDVIGLDWPHVHEEACRWEHVMSERVEKRLAALLDHPHFDPYGNPIPGLDEIGEERTPVRFLDGVVPLTALGAAADGTAVIARIAEPLQVDVELLVRLAEAGVVPGAEVSVERTTGVVTVGVAGSGTVLDLPYDVARHIFVGA